In one window of Gossypium arboreum isolate Shixiya-1 chromosome 4, ASM2569848v2, whole genome shotgun sequence DNA:
- the LOC108458544 gene encoding dirigent protein 2-like produces MASSMLKTHSFIFFLILFFINVIANRWSDYEVFGKYISISSLGLKRERLSHLHFYFHDVVSGKNATAIRVTAEAPLTNRSSPFIFGDVYVVDDPLMIEPDINSKIVGKAQGSYVVASQGELSLLMVLNFAFTEGKYNGSTLSVLGRNEVLSTVREMPIVGGNGVFRFARGYAQVRTHSITQIHAIVEYNVFVVHYC; encoded by the coding sequence atggcttcCTCAATGCTCAAAACCCATAGCTTCATCTTTTTCCTTATTCTCTTCTTCATCAATGTCATCGCCAATCGTTGGTCAGATTATGAGGTTTTCGGCAAGTACATATCTATATCATCATTGGGTCTCAAGCGAGAAAGGTTATCTCACCTTCACTTCTACTTCCACGATGTAGTCTCCGGTAAAAATGCCACTGCAATCCGTGTCACAGCTGAAGCACCCTTGACCAACCGTTCCTCACCATTCATCTTCGGAGATGTATATGTTGTCGATGACCCTTTGATGATCGAGCCCGATATCAACTCAAAAATCGTGGGAAAAGCACAAGGATCTTATGTGGTCGCGTCGCAAGGGGAATTAAGCTTGTTAATGGTACTCAACTTTGCTTTCACGGAAGGTAAATACAATGGTAGCACTCTTAGTGTTTTGGGGCGTAATGAGGTTCTTTCCACAGTGAGAGAGATGCCGATTGTTGGTGGGAACGGTGTTTTCCGATTCGCTCGAGGTTATGCTCAAGTAAGGACTCATTCAATCACTCAAATCCATGCTATTGTGGAGTATAATGTTTTTGTAGTCCATTATTGTTGA
- the LOC108458371 gene encoding ATP-dependent Clp protease proteolytic subunit 6, chloroplastic-like isoform X2, translating to MVASAVSSSSSLSLYSRTRPTSISSPSSRYITRPTSISSPSSRSSTRLVISALPTPYGDSSTMGLSSKVSGLPLKIDKKGFGDSDLSYSAIEARKGNPPVMPAVMTPGGPLDLSTVLFRNRIIFIGQPVNSQVAQRVITQLVTLAAIDENADILVYLNCPGGSTYSVLAIYDCMSWIKPKVGTVCFGVAASQGALLLAGGEKGMRYAMPNARIMIHQPQSGCGGHVEDVRRQVNEAVQSRHKIDKMYAAFTGQPLEKVQQYTERDRFLSVSEAMEFGLIDGVLETEY from the exons ATGGTAGCTTCAGCTGTTTCATCTTCTTCGAGTCTATCACTCTATTCTCGAACCAGACCCACTTCCATTTCGTCCCCTTCTTCGAGGTACATAACCAGACCCACTTCCATTTCGTCCCCTTCTTCGAG AAGCTCGACTAGGTTGGTAATCTCCGCATTGCCAACCCCATATGGCGACTCCTCTACAATGG GGTTATCTAGTAAAGTTTCTGGGCTACCTTTGAAGATCGACAAGAAGGGTTTCGGTGACTCTGATTTAAG CTATAGTGCAATAGAAGCCAGAAAGGGTAACCCACCTGTAATGCCGGCAGTAATGACACCAGGAGGACCATTGGACCTTTCAACGGTGTTATTCAGGAATCGTATCATATTCATCGGGCAACCAGTCAATTCACAGGTTGCTCAAAGAGTTATAACACAGCTTGTGACCCTGGCAGCCATTGATGAGAATGCAGATATTCTG GTGTATTTGAACTGCCCCGGTGGAAGTACATATTCTGTCTTGGCAATTTACGATTGCATGTCTTGG ATAAAGCCAAAGGTTGGCACAGTTTGTTTCGGAGTAGCTGCAAGCCAGGGAGCACTTCTTCTTGCCGGTGGAGAGAAGGGAATGCGTTATGCGATGCCAAATGCACGTATTATGATACACCAACCGCAAAGTGGATGTGGG GGTCATGTTGAAGATGTCAGACGTCAAGTAAATGAAGCCGTTCAATCTCGTCAT AAAATTGACAAAATGTACGCGGCTTTCACCGGCCAACCTCTTGAAAAAGTGCAACAATATACAGAGAGGGACCGCTTCTTATCTGTTTCCGAG GCTATGGAATTTGGGCTCATAGATGGTGTCTTGGAAACAGAATATTGA
- the LOC108458371 gene encoding ATP-dependent Clp protease proteolytic subunit 6, chloroplastic-like isoform X1: MVASAVSSSSSLSLYSRTRPTSISSPSSRSSTRLVISALPTPYGDSSTMGLSSKVSGLPLKIDKKGFGDSDLSYSAIEARKGNPPVMPAVMTPGGPLDLSTVLFRNRIIFIGQPVNSQVAQRVITQLVTLAAIDENADILVYLNCPGGSTYSVLAIYDCMSWIKPKVGTVCFGVAASQGALLLAGGEKGMRYAMPNARIMIHQPQSGCGGHVEDVRRQVNEAVQSRHKIDKMYAAFTGQPLEKVQQYTERDRFLSVSEAMEFGLIDGVLETEY, encoded by the exons ATGGTAGCTTCAGCTGTTTCATCTTCTTCGAGTCTATCACTCTATTCTCGAACCAGACCCACTTCCATTTCGTCCCCTTCTTCGAG AAGCTCGACTAGGTTGGTAATCTCCGCATTGCCAACCCCATATGGCGACTCCTCTACAATGG GGTTATCTAGTAAAGTTTCTGGGCTACCTTTGAAGATCGACAAGAAGGGTTTCGGTGACTCTGATTTAAG CTATAGTGCAATAGAAGCCAGAAAGGGTAACCCACCTGTAATGCCGGCAGTAATGACACCAGGAGGACCATTGGACCTTTCAACGGTGTTATTCAGGAATCGTATCATATTCATCGGGCAACCAGTCAATTCACAGGTTGCTCAAAGAGTTATAACACAGCTTGTGACCCTGGCAGCCATTGATGAGAATGCAGATATTCTG GTGTATTTGAACTGCCCCGGTGGAAGTACATATTCTGTCTTGGCAATTTACGATTGCATGTCTTGG ATAAAGCCAAAGGTTGGCACAGTTTGTTTCGGAGTAGCTGCAAGCCAGGGAGCACTTCTTCTTGCCGGTGGAGAGAAGGGAATGCGTTATGCGATGCCAAATGCACGTATTATGATACACCAACCGCAAAGTGGATGTGGG GGTCATGTTGAAGATGTCAGACGTCAAGTAAATGAAGCCGTTCAATCTCGTCAT AAAATTGACAAAATGTACGCGGCTTTCACCGGCCAACCTCTTGAAAAAGTGCAACAATATACAGAGAGGGACCGCTTCTTATCTGTTTCCGAG GCTATGGAATTTGGGCTCATAGATGGTGTCTTGGAAACAGAATATTGA
- the LOC108458545 gene encoding uncharacterized protein LOC108458545, protein MEEREINKKRKNNHQEFTGFNNGGDDGNEQDNDLLELSLSTTAAANRVSFPMDLVTSAMSFPVVPYQREQLQMVSQPSLMETLLYQPPPSLPLQLSPNHSIICPSQELVLSSSSSSSSPVAVSGVGSVTVPVPVPSPGPGPSRPIRVRRNTTNALREGQSETVPPPYPWATSHRATVHTLNYLLSIPIPTITGDVQCKRCERQYEMGYDLKTKFTEIATYIAQNKESMHDRAPSVWRNPVLPKCKFCDQENSAKPVISDKKKSINWLFLLLGQLLGCCTLEQLKYFCKHTKNHRTGAKDRVLYLTYLGLCKQLDPNGPFDR, encoded by the coding sequence ATGGAAGAACGAGAAAtcaacaagaaaagaaagaacAATCATCAAGAATTCACTGGTTTCAATAATGGAGGTGATGATGGTAATGAGCAGGACAACGATTTGCTTGAATTATCTTTATCGACGACGGCGGCGGCAAACAGAGTTTCATTTCCGATGGATTTGGTGACGTCGGCAATGTCTTTTCCGGTGGTACCGTACCAACGAGAACAGCTACAAATGGTTTCCCAACCGTCGTTAATGGAAACACTGCTTTATCAACCTCCACCTTCGTTACCACTACAGTTATCCCCTAACCATTCTATTATATGCCCCTCACAAGAGCTTGTCTTGTCTTCTTCTTCATCGTCGTCGTCTCCTGTGGCTGTTTCCGGCGTTGGATCAGTCACTGTCCCTGTCCCTGTCCCCTCTCCTGGACCTGGACCTTCACGGCCAATACGTGTTCGGAGGAACACAACAAACGCCTTACGAGAAGGTCAAAGCGAAACGGTTCCTCCACCGTACCCATGGGCTACATCCCATCGAGCCACCGTTCATACCCTAAACTACTTATTGTCGATACCGATACCAACCATCACCGGCGACGTTCAATGCAAGCGGTGTGAGAGACAGTACGAGATGGGGTACGATTTGAAAACCAAGTTCACTGAAATCGCCACTTACATTGCTCAGAACAAAGAATCCATGCACGACAGGGCACCATCTGTTTGGCGGAATCCCGTGTTGCCCAAATGCAAGTTTTGTGACCAAGAAAACAGTGCAAAACCAGTCATCTCCGACAAGAAGAAATCCATTAACTGGCTCTTTTTACTCCTCGGCCAACTCCTCGGTTGCTGTACACTTGAACAGTTGAAGTATTTTTGCAAACACACCAAGAACCACCGCACTGGTGCCAAAGATCGTGTCCTTTACCTCACTTACCTAGGCCTTTGCAAGCAACTAGACCCTAATGGCCCTTTCGATAGATAA